A window from Sphingobacterium hotanense encodes these proteins:
- a CDS encoding malate:quinone oxidoreductase: MGKKTKKTEVDVVLIGAGIMSATLGTLINELSPDINIEILERLDVVAAESSDAWNNAGTGHSALCELNYTPEQADGSVKIDKAISIAEQYEVSKQFWSYLVEKGIIKNPSHFIRQVPHMSAVFGEKDVRFLRTRFETLTQHNLFKGMEYTEDKQQLQDWVPLMMNGRDGNEQVAATKMDIGTDVNFGALTRDLVSYLDGKDNIKLSLNQEVKDIDREDDGRWEVEVKDLATGEKREILAKFVFIGAGGHSLLLLEKSGIPEAKGYGGFPVGGQWLRCTNEDIIKAHHAKVYGKASVGAPPMSVPHLDTRYIDGKQALLFGPYAGFSTKFLKKGSYFDLPASIKLSNIRPMLSAGLDNLPLTKYLITEVMKKPQDKLDALKQFMPTAKMEDWAIEKAGQRVQVIKKDPKHGGILEFGTEVVSSADGSIAALLGASPGASTSVAIMINLLKRCFPDRAKSDSYRKKLREMIPTWGKKLNDDAALCQSTRERTHRLLNLDK, translated from the coding sequence ATGGGTAAGAAAACTAAGAAAACGGAAGTAGACGTCGTTTTGATTGGTGCTGGTATTATGAGTGCTACGCTGGGCACCTTGATAAACGAGTTGAGTCCGGATATTAATATCGAGATCTTGGAACGTCTTGATGTTGTTGCCGCAGAGAGCTCCGACGCATGGAATAACGCCGGAACTGGACACTCCGCACTTTGTGAGTTAAACTATACTCCGGAGCAAGCAGATGGTTCTGTTAAGATTGACAAAGCGATCAGTATCGCTGAGCAATACGAGGTTTCCAAGCAGTTTTGGTCTTACCTAGTTGAAAAAGGAATAATTAAGAACCCAAGTCATTTTATACGCCAAGTGCCACATATGTCGGCGGTTTTTGGAGAAAAGGATGTTCGTTTCTTGAGAACGAGATTTGAAACATTGACTCAACATAACCTTTTCAAAGGTATGGAGTATACCGAAGACAAACAGCAGTTGCAAGACTGGGTACCGTTGATGATGAACGGTAGAGATGGCAATGAACAAGTTGCAGCGACAAAGATGGACATCGGTACCGATGTTAATTTTGGCGCTTTGACGAGAGATTTGGTTTCTTACTTAGATGGAAAAGATAACATCAAGCTTTCATTGAATCAAGAAGTGAAAGATATTGATCGTGAGGATGATGGTCGTTGGGAAGTTGAGGTGAAAGATTTGGCAACGGGTGAGAAGCGTGAGATTCTTGCGAAGTTTGTTTTCATCGGTGCTGGCGGTCACTCCTTATTATTATTAGAAAAATCGGGTATACCTGAAGCCAAAGGCTATGGTGGTTTCCCAGTAGGCGGACAATGGTTGAGATGTACAAATGAGGACATCATTAAAGCGCATCATGCAAAAGTTTACGGTAAAGCTTCGGTAGGTGCTCCTCCGATGTCTGTACCGCACTTAGATACACGTTATATAGACGGAAAACAAGCCTTACTATTCGGTCCTTATGCTGGTTTCTCCACTAAGTTCTTGAAAAAAGGTTCGTACTTCGATTTACCTGCATCGATTAAATTATCGAACATTCGTCCGATGTTATCTGCAGGCCTAGATAACTTGCCGTTAACAAAATATTTGATCACGGAAGTGATGAAAAAGCCACAGGATAAATTGGACGCGTTGAAGCAATTTATGCCAACTGCGAAGATGGAGGATTGGGCGATTGAAAAGGCTGGTCAGCGTGTTCAGGTAATCAAGAAAGATCCTAAGCATGGCGGAATCTTAGAATTCGGAACGGAAGTAGTTTCCAGTGCCGACGGTTCTATCGCTGCGCTATTGGGAGCTTCTCCGGGTGCTTCTACTTCAGTTGCTATCATGATCAACTTGTTGAAGAGATGTTTCCCTGATCGTGCGAAATCAGATTCTTATCGTAAGAAATTGCGTGAGATGATCCCGACTTGGGGTAAAAAACTTAACGATGATGCAGCGCTATGTCAATCGACACGCGAGCGTACGCACCGTTTGTTGAATTTAGATAAATAG
- the fabG gene encoding 3-oxoacyl-[acyl-carrier-protein] reductase, whose translation MKLLAGKTALVTGASKGIGRKIAEVFAQHGANVAFTYLSSVEKGQALEQELQASGTQVKGYRSDASKFDEAEKLINDIVADFGGLDIVVNNAGITKDGLLMRMTEENWDDVININLKSVFNVSKAASKVMMKARKGSIINMSSVVGVQGNAGQANYAASKAGIIGFSKSLAKELGSRNIRTNVIAPGFIRTEMTDVLDPKVVEGWEANVPLKRAGEPEDVANACVFLASDLSAYVTGQVIPVDGGML comes from the coding sequence ATGAAATTGTTAGCCGGAAAAACAGCCTTGGTAACGGGTGCATCAAAAGGAATAGGAAGAAAAATCGCTGAAGTATTTGCTCAGCATGGCGCAAATGTTGCCTTCACTTATTTATCATCTGTTGAAAAAGGACAAGCCCTGGAACAAGAGCTTCAAGCTTCTGGAACCCAAGTAAAAGGCTATCGCTCGGATGCCTCGAAATTTGACGAAGCCGAGAAATTAATTAATGATATCGTTGCTGATTTCGGTGGTCTGGATATCGTTGTAAACAACGCTGGTATCACAAAAGACGGCTTATTAATGCGTATGACAGAAGAAAACTGGGATGATGTAATCAACATCAACCTAAAATCTGTATTCAACGTATCGAAAGCAGCTTCAAAAGTGATGATGAAGGCCCGCAAAGGTAGTATCATCAATATGAGTTCGGTAGTAGGTGTTCAAGGGAATGCGGGACAAGCAAACTACGCCGCTTCCAAAGCAGGTATCATCGGATTCTCAAAATCTCTGGCTAAAGAATTAGGTTCAAGAAATATCCGTACAAATGTTATTGCGCCAGGATTTATCCGCACAGAAATGACAGATGTATTAGATCCTAAGGTAGTGGAAGGATGGGAAGCTAACGTCCCATTGAAACGTGCCGGAGAACCCGAAGATGTAGCAAACGCTTGTGTGTTCTTAGCATCTGACCTATCCGCATACGTAACTGGACAAGTGATTCCAGTGGATGGCGGAATGTTGTAA
- a CDS encoding LuxE/PaaK family acyltransferase — protein sequence MEILDQIFNIQSDEDFNACALAVFQHQAEHNLIYKQYLQILGVEPKDVDHYSKIPFMPIQFFKSQEIINAGSETEVVFSSSGTTGMITSKHLVADVSLYERSFRLAFEQFYGDVKDLAIVALLPSYLERSGSSLIYMVDDLIKHSEQEESNYFLYNHQELYEVLQKLKEKGTKTVLFGVTYALLDFVEQYSIDFPELIIMETGGMKGKRKEMIREELHSILKAGFGVPAIHSEYGMTELLSQGYSNGEGLFKTPNWMKILIRDTNDPLTLLDNKKTGAINVIDLANYYSCSFIATQDLGKFHQDGSFEILGRFDNSDIRGCNLLVQ from the coding sequence ATGGAAATACTGGATCAAATTTTTAACATCCAATCGGACGAAGATTTTAACGCCTGCGCATTGGCTGTGTTTCAGCATCAGGCGGAGCATAATTTAATCTACAAACAATATCTACAGATATTGGGTGTGGAGCCGAAAGATGTTGACCATTATTCCAAGATTCCGTTTATGCCGATTCAATTTTTCAAATCACAGGAGATTATCAACGCGGGATCAGAAACTGAAGTTGTTTTTAGCAGTTCAGGCACTACCGGAATGATTACAAGCAAGCATCTGGTTGCTGATGTAAGCTTGTACGAACGAAGTTTTAGATTAGCTTTCGAACAGTTTTATGGCGATGTTAAGGATTTGGCGATTGTTGCCTTGCTCCCATCCTATTTAGAACGTTCGGGATCTTCATTGATTTACATGGTAGACGATTTGATCAAGCATTCGGAACAGGAAGAAAGCAATTATTTCCTATACAATCATCAAGAACTTTATGAGGTTCTACAGAAGCTAAAAGAAAAAGGTACCAAGACGGTGCTTTTTGGAGTTACTTATGCTCTTCTCGATTTTGTAGAACAATATAGCATTGATTTTCCAGAGCTTATTATTATGGAAACCGGAGGCATGAAAGGCAAACGTAAGGAGATGATCAGAGAGGAGCTGCACTCGATCCTGAAAGCTGGATTTGGTGTACCGGCAATTCATTCAGAATATGGGATGACGGAGTTATTATCACAAGGGTATTCTAATGGCGAAGGATTGTTCAAAACACCTAATTGGATGAAGATTCTGATCCGCGACACCAATGACCCTTTGACGCTTTTGGACAATAAAAAAACAGGAGCAATAAATGTCATTGATTTAGCCAATTATTACTCCTGTTCGTTTATCGCAACCCAGGATTTAGGGAAGTTCCATCAAGATGGTTCGTTCGAGATCCTAGGACGTTTTGATAATTCTGATATTCGCGGCTGCAACTTGCTGGTGCAATAG
- the ypfJ gene encoding KPN_02809 family neutral zinc metallopeptidase yields the protein MKWQGGRNSGNVEDRRGMSGGQKLTLGGIGGVIVLIIGFLMGGDPTELLNQAQQQGGVATEQGEFQSTPEEDRLVEFAGVVLTSTEDVWSAIFRESGKSYPVTKLTIYREAYETGGCGVGRSEFGPFYCPGDQKIYLDLSFNKELNNRFGAKGEFALAYVIAHEVGHHIQNIFGVLNQTNAMRAKMSERDYNKISVMTELQADFYAGVWAHHATKKSDVQLTYDDIVEGMRAAAAVGDDHIQEQATGSSHPESFTHGTSEQRAYWFKKGYETGDVNQGNTFEDPSLQ from the coding sequence ATGAAATGGCAAGGCGGCCGCAATAGCGGAAATGTAGAAGATCGCAGGGGAATGTCCGGTGGACAAAAATTAACCCTAGGCGGAATTGGCGGGGTAATCGTATTGATTATCGGATTTCTAATGGGTGGCGATCCTACAGAGTTATTAAATCAAGCGCAACAACAAGGTGGTGTAGCCACAGAACAAGGCGAATTTCAGTCGACCCCCGAAGAGGATCGATTGGTGGAGTTTGCAGGCGTTGTTCTAACCAGTACGGAGGATGTATGGAGTGCTATTTTTCGCGAAAGTGGAAAATCATACCCGGTGACTAAATTAACTATCTATCGTGAAGCTTACGAAACAGGCGGTTGTGGAGTGGGACGTTCGGAATTCGGACCTTTCTATTGCCCGGGCGATCAAAAGATCTATTTGGATCTAAGCTTTAACAAAGAGTTGAATAATCGATTCGGCGCCAAAGGCGAGTTTGCCCTTGCATATGTTATTGCCCATGAGGTAGGTCACCACATCCAAAATATCTTTGGTGTATTAAACCAAACGAATGCTATGCGTGCGAAAATGAGCGAGCGCGATTACAATAAGATTTCCGTAATGACGGAATTACAGGCGGACTTTTATGCGGGCGTTTGGGCGCATCATGCAACCAAGAAATCCGATGTACAGTTAACTTATGATGATATTGTAGAGGGTATGCGTGCTGCCGCTGCGGTAGGTGATGACCATATACAAGAGCAGGCTACAGGAAGCTCGCATCCGGAATCATTTACGCATGGTACTTCGGAGCAACGTGCTTATTGGTTCAAGAAAGGATATGAAACGGGTGATGTGAACCAAGGGAATACCTTCGAGGACCCTAGCTTACAATAA
- a CDS encoding PhnA domain-containing protein — protein MCNSTQELSVYEVPPVEIPNQDNSILVCSVCKGQIEKTEQIDPEHWKVLGDTMWSPYLPVQVVAWRMLSRLRNEAWAANNLDILYLDDDAIAWAKKTGDHEAEANVEFHQDANGTRLFEGDTVVLVKTLDVKGSSISAKLGTVVKNIRLVPDNTEQIEGKIEGQTIVILTKYLRKG, from the coding sequence TTGTGCAACTCTACTCAAGAACTCTCCGTTTATGAAGTCCCGCCGGTGGAAATCCCTAATCAAGATAACAGCATTTTAGTATGTTCTGTTTGCAAAGGACAGATTGAAAAAACGGAACAGATTGATCCTGAGCACTGGAAAGTCCTAGGCGATACCATGTGGTCTCCTTATTTACCAGTACAGGTGGTCGCTTGGCGTATGCTGAGCCGTTTGCGTAACGAAGCCTGGGCAGCTAACAATTTAGATATTTTATACCTTGATGATGATGCTATCGCATGGGCGAAGAAAACTGGCGACCATGAAGCAGAAGCGAATGTTGAATTTCACCAAGACGCTAACGGAACACGCCTCTTTGAAGGTGACACTGTGGTATTGGTAAAGACTTTAGATGTAAAAGGTTCTAGTATTTCGGCTAAATTAGGTACGGTAGTGAAGAACATTAGACTTGTTCCTGACAATACAGAGCAGATTGAAGGCAAGATTGAGGGGCAAACCATCGTTATACTTACAAAGTACTTAAGAAAGGGATAA
- a CDS encoding thioredoxin domain-containing protein, with the protein MKKALFIIGLLASAHFGMAQTKVSAEEMEKVIAKPQTQLWDVRTPQEFSEGHIPNAINVDWKDQENFKKQLANLKKDQPVYIYCLGGGRSKQASEFLTKEGYTVYDYSGGMMDWRKADKPEIKTNNAKEPAGMSKADYDHVVNSSKVVLVNFSAVWCGPCQQLKPILLDVEKKHSNQVKLVRIDADKNRELAKTLKVSAIPQIKLYKDGKLVWDKTGVATESEIVAQVKKANN; encoded by the coding sequence ATGAAAAAAGCATTGTTCATCATTGGTTTATTAGCATCAGCACATTTCGGAATGGCACAGACAAAAGTCAGTGCGGAAGAAATGGAGAAGGTAATTGCTAAACCACAGACGCAATTATGGGACGTTCGCACGCCTCAGGAATTTTCGGAGGGACATATTCCTAACGCAATAAATGTGGATTGGAAGGATCAAGAGAACTTTAAGAAGCAATTGGCTAATCTAAAAAAAGATCAACCGGTTTATATTTATTGTTTAGGTGGTGGTCGCAGTAAACAGGCATCTGAATTTCTAACGAAAGAAGGATACACAGTTTATGATTATTCTGGTGGCATGATGGATTGGCGAAAAGCGGATAAACCTGAGATAAAAACGAATAATGCGAAGGAGCCTGCAGGAATGTCGAAAGCCGATTATGATCATGTAGTCAATTCTTCTAAAGTGGTTCTTGTTAATTTTTCAGCGGTTTGGTGTGGCCCATGTCAGCAATTAAAGCCAATCCTGCTTGATGTTGAGAAAAAACACAGCAACCAAGTGAAGTTGGTTAGAATCGATGCTGACAAGAACAGAGAATTAGCCAAAACATTAAAGGTTTCCGCAATACCGCAAATAAAGCTTTACAAGGATGGAAAGTTAGTTTGGGATAAAACGGGTGTGGCAACAGAATCGGAGATTGTAGCGCAGGTTAAAAAGGCAAATAACTAG
- a CDS encoding DUF423 domain-containing protein, with protein sequence MNQLALVAGSILGILAIILGAFGAHAFKKILSEERLSSFEVGVRYQMYAAITLLIIGYNMDFSSTSDNWAVFGILSGCILFSGSIYLLNFKDIWKVNLRFLGPITPIGGLFMIVGWVMILLNSI encoded by the coding sequence GTGAATCAACTTGCATTAGTCGCTGGCTCGATACTAGGTATCCTTGCTATCATACTAGGAGCATTCGGAGCACACGCTTTTAAGAAGATATTATCCGAAGAAAGATTAAGCTCTTTCGAAGTCGGCGTACGCTATCAGATGTATGCCGCAATTACGCTATTGATTATCGGCTACAACATGGATTTCTCCAGTACCAGCGACAACTGGGCCGTTTTCGGAATTCTATCCGGGTGTATCCTATTCTCCGGAAGCATTTATTTACTGAACTTCAAAGACATCTGGAAAGTGAATCTAAGATTTCTAGGCCCTATCACCCCTATCGGCGGATTGTTTATGATTGTTGGGTGGGTTATGATTCTTTTAAATAGTATTTAG
- a CDS encoding IS1182 family transposase, whose amino-acid sequence MLSTQQKIQFSSYSGLYDIIVPKDNLLRKINDLIDFSFIYDELLAKYCQTNGRTAESPIKMFKYLLLKTIYTVSDVDVVERSRYDMSFKYFLEMAPEEDVINSSSLTKFRKLRLKDMDLLNLLINRTVTIALEKGIIKSKSIIVDATHTVSRSNPHTALAVLRERSKLLRKAIYQIDGEYKRNLPQKNESNDLDQELAYCRELQRVLDEDQSISEIPAVKEKLNLLKETIEDTKEYYLLSKDDEARLGHKSVDGSFFGYKTHLAMTEERIITAAVVTTGEKGDGPELPRLLEISQQNGMQVDTIIGDAAYSGKENLQLAKEQNIDIIAKLNPSITQGFRKDKDKFDYNKDADMFVCPAGHLAIRKARQGKKEQGTNQTETYYFDVEKCKVCPLREGCYKQGARTKSYSVSIKSELHRDQMAFQQTDYYRSKSKQRYKIEAKNSELKNVHGYGRADAYGIHNMEMQGAMAIFTVNLKRILKLI is encoded by the coding sequence ATGCTCTCTACCCAACAAAAAATACAGTTCAGTTCCTATTCAGGATTGTACGATATTATCGTACCAAAAGATAATCTACTTCGAAAAATCAACGATCTTATCGATTTCAGTTTTATCTATGACGAGCTTTTGGCTAAGTATTGCCAGACGAATGGCCGTACAGCGGAGAGCCCTATCAAGATGTTCAAATACCTTCTGTTAAAAACGATCTACACCGTTTCGGATGTAGATGTCGTTGAACGTTCCAGATATGATATGTCCTTCAAATATTTTCTTGAAATGGCACCAGAGGAGGATGTGATCAATTCAAGTTCGCTTACCAAATTCCGCAAACTACGATTAAAAGATATGGATCTGTTGAACCTGTTGATCAATAGGACCGTAACGATTGCTCTTGAAAAAGGCATTATAAAATCAAAGTCTATTATCGTAGACGCGACCCATACCGTTTCCAGATCGAATCCGCACACAGCATTGGCAGTACTCAGGGAACGCTCCAAACTATTAAGAAAAGCGATATATCAGATTGATGGGGAATACAAGAGGAATCTACCACAAAAGAATGAATCCAACGACCTGGATCAAGAGCTTGCTTATTGCAGGGAATTACAGAGGGTCCTTGATGAAGATCAATCTATCAGTGAAATACCGGCTGTGAAAGAAAAGCTGAATCTGTTGAAGGAAACCATTGAAGACACAAAAGAATACTATCTGCTCTCTAAGGATGATGAGGCCAGACTTGGACACAAGTCAGTGGACGGCAGTTTCTTTGGCTATAAAACACATCTGGCGATGACTGAGGAACGCATCATTACAGCAGCGGTCGTTACTACAGGCGAAAAAGGTGATGGCCCTGAACTACCTAGGTTATTAGAGATCAGCCAGCAGAATGGAATGCAAGTGGATACAATAATAGGTGATGCCGCGTATTCGGGAAAAGAAAATCTTCAGTTGGCAAAAGAACAAAACATTGATATCATCGCTAAATTAAATCCATCCATTACCCAAGGCTTTAGGAAAGATAAAGACAAGTTTGACTATAATAAAGATGCGGATATGTTTGTTTGTCCCGCAGGACATTTGGCCATCCGCAAGGCGCGTCAGGGAAAGAAGGAACAAGGTACAAATCAAACGGAGACCTATTACTTTGATGTGGAGAAATGTAAGGTCTGTCCTCTTAGGGAAGGATGTTACAAGCAAGGGGCCAGAACCAAATCCTATTCAGTCTCCATAAAATCCGAACTCCATAGGGATCAGATGGCTTTCCAGCAAACCGATTATTATCGAAGCAAGTCTAAGCAAAGGTATAAGATCGAGGCCAAGAACAGTGAGCTCAAGAATGTCCATGGCTATGGCAGAGCTGATGCTTATGGAATCCATAATATGGAAATGCAGGGCGCAATGGCCATCTTCACCGTAAACTTGAAAAGAATCCTGAAATTGATCTAA
- a CDS encoding menaquinone biosynthetic enzyme MqnA/MqnD family protein: MKKIRVSAVSYTNTLPFLQGIRNSDVINDIDLSVDYPSECARKVMEDEADMGIIPVAALANMPNYYIIGDYCIGTKDYVDSVFIFSNKPIEEIKTLLLDKQSKTSNGLARILLQRYWKRNDVEILTEGEADAYVLIGDRTFGKKEEVPYVYDLGHYWYELTGLPFAFAVWVSNKELPESFCQKFNAALADGVSRPDDVIDGLPAYPNFDYHVYLNENLDFHLDAGKRKALELYLEWYGSI, from the coding sequence ATGAAAAAAATTAGAGTATCTGCCGTTTCCTATACCAACACGTTGCCATTTCTGCAAGGTATCAGGAACTCAGATGTTATTAATGATATTGATCTTTCTGTTGACTATCCGAGCGAATGTGCTCGAAAAGTTATGGAAGATGAAGCGGATATGGGTATCATACCTGTAGCAGCGCTCGCAAATATGCCAAACTATTATATTATTGGCGACTACTGTATCGGTACTAAAGATTACGTTGATTCCGTTTTTATTTTCTCCAATAAACCCATCGAAGAGATCAAAACCCTCTTGTTGGACAAGCAATCTAAGACATCAAACGGATTAGCGCGTATCTTACTACAACGATATTGGAAGCGAAACGATGTTGAAATCTTAACCGAAGGCGAAGCCGACGCTTATGTATTAATTGGCGATCGTACCTTCGGCAAAAAAGAAGAAGTTCCTTACGTCTACGACCTAGGGCATTACTGGTATGAATTGACCGGACTGCCATTCGCATTTGCCGTATGGGTATCCAACAAAGAATTGCCAGAATCCTTTTGCCAGAAATTCAATGCCGCATTAGCCGACGGCGTCTCCAGACCCGACGACGTTATCGATGGCTTACCTGCCTATCCCAACTTCGATTACCATGTCTACCTCAATGAAAACCTCGATTTTCATCTAGACGCCGGTAAAAGAAAAGCTTTGGAGCTTTATTTGGAGTGGTACGGTAGTATCTAG
- a CDS encoding histidine phosphatase family protein — MKKTIYFIRHGQTDLNLKGIVQGRGVNSPLNENGVLQAQAFFEAYKHIPFDKIYASTLLRTHQTVAPFVAQGVPMEELEGLDEISWGIYEGQEQTEDILKGFEEVVGSWRNNDLDLAIVDGESPNTLVQRQKEAIAHILANKEEETVLVCMHGRAMRIMLCHLTNVPVCNMDDFPHTNTALYVLEYEDDEFSIVDYYNTKHLENLINEKN; from the coding sequence TTGAAAAAGACCATATATTTCATACGACACGGGCAAACAGATCTAAATTTAAAGGGAATAGTGCAGGGCAGAGGTGTTAATTCGCCACTCAATGAAAATGGCGTATTGCAAGCCCAAGCTTTCTTCGAAGCTTATAAGCATATCCCTTTCGATAAAATATACGCATCCACTTTATTGAGAACCCATCAAACTGTCGCACCTTTTGTTGCGCAGGGAGTGCCAATGGAAGAGCTGGAGGGGCTGGACGAGATTTCATGGGGTATTTATGAAGGGCAGGAACAGACCGAAGATATCCTAAAAGGCTTCGAAGAGGTTGTAGGATCATGGCGCAATAACGACTTAGATCTTGCTATCGTTGATGGCGAATCGCCGAACACCTTAGTTCAGCGTCAAAAAGAAGCAATCGCACATATCCTGGCGAATAAGGAAGAAGAAACGGTGTTAGTCTGCATGCACGGCCGTGCTATGCGGATCATGCTGTGCCATCTAACGAATGTTCCAGTTTGCAATATGGATGACTTCCCGCATACGAATACGGCTCTTTATGTTCTTGAATATGAGGATGATGAGTTCAGTATTGTAGACTACTACAACACCAAGCATTTAGAAAATTTAATTAATGAAAAAAATTAG
- the mqnE gene encoding aminofutalosine synthase MqnE has product MESTQKLSFLLNDKNLSEELKSIAQKVLNDQRITFDEGVYLYEHAELGYLGVLANYIREKKHGDITYFNRNFHIEPTNVCVYDCKFCSYSRLIKNRDEGWEMDVDGMMDIVRKYDNEPVTEVHITGGVVPKQNLEFYAEFFKRCKEHRPDLHIKGLTPVEYYYIFKKAKLSHYDGMKYLQSCGLDSMPGGGAEIFHPEVREKIAHDKCTAEQWLDIHEQAHKLGMHTNATMLYGHIEEFWHRVDHMERLRSLQDKTGGFQTFIPLKFRNKDNQMENVPEVSVVEDLRNYAIARIYMDNFPHIKAYWAMISRNTAQLSLAFGVDDIDGTLDDTTKIYSMAGAEEQNPAMSTKELVELIKHVGRHPIERDTLYNVVTDYNEVQFEEENPKKQYYSLPVVN; this is encoded by the coding sequence ATGGAATCAACACAGAAGCTATCGTTTTTATTGAACGATAAAAATTTATCAGAAGAACTAAAAAGTATTGCGCAAAAGGTTTTAAACGACCAGCGTATTACATTTGATGAGGGAGTTTATCTTTACGAACATGCGGAATTAGGATACCTTGGTGTATTAGCTAATTATATCCGAGAGAAAAAGCATGGCGACATCACCTATTTCAATCGTAATTTTCATATTGAACCAACAAACGTATGTGTCTACGACTGTAAGTTCTGTTCTTATTCAAGATTGATTAAGAATAGAGACGAAGGTTGGGAAATGGATGTTGACGGTATGATGGACATTGTTCGTAAATACGACAATGAGCCAGTAACGGAAGTACATATCACTGGTGGCGTTGTTCCAAAACAAAACCTGGAGTTCTATGCTGAGTTTTTTAAACGCTGCAAAGAACATCGTCCTGATCTACATATCAAAGGTCTTACACCGGTCGAATATTATTATATCTTCAAGAAAGCAAAGCTTAGTCATTATGATGGCATGAAATACCTGCAGTCTTGCGGATTAGATTCTATGCCAGGCGGTGGTGCAGAAATCTTCCACCCGGAAGTGCGTGAGAAGATTGCTCATGATAAATGTACCGCGGAGCAATGGTTAGATATTCATGAACAAGCGCATAAGTTGGGTATGCATACAAATGCGACCATGCTGTACGGACATATTGAAGAGTTCTGGCATCGTGTTGATCATATGGAGCGCTTAAGAAGTCTGCAAGATAAAACCGGCGGATTCCAAACGTTCATTCCATTGAAATTCAGAAATAAAGATAACCAAATGGAGAATGTTCCGGAGGTATCGGTTGTTGAGGATTTACGCAATTATGCAATTGCACGAATTTACATGGATAACTTCCCACATATCAAAGCGTATTGGGCGATGATCTCTAGAAATACGGCTCAGCTTTCATTAGCATTCGGTGTGGATGATATCGACGGAACGTTAGACGATACAACAAAGATCTATAGTATGGCTGGTGCTGAAGAGCAGAACCCTGCCATGTCCACCAAAGAATTGGTTGAATTGATCAAACATGTTGGACGTCATCCGATAGAGCGTGACACTTTATACAATGTCGTTACCGACTACAATGAAGTTCAGTTTGAAGAGGAAAATCCTAAAAAGCAGTATTATTCTTTACCAGTAGTCAATTAA